One stretch of Nomascus leucogenys isolate Asia chromosome 9, Asia_NLE_v1, whole genome shotgun sequence DNA includes these proteins:
- the CXCL11 gene encoding C-X-C motif chemokine 11 isoform X2, translating to MSVKGMAIALAMILCATVVQGFPMFKRGRCLCIGPGVKAVKVADIEKASIIYPSNNCDKIEVIITLKENKGQRCLNPKSKQARLIIKKVERKNF from the exons GCCTTGGCTATGATATTGTGTGCTACAGTTGTTCAAG GCTTCCCCATGTTCAAAAGAGGACGCTGTCTTTGCATAGGCCCTGGAGTAAAAGCAGTGAAAGTGGCAGATATTGAGAAAGCCTCCATAATTTACCCAAGTAACAACTGTGACAAAATAGAAGTGAT TATTaccctgaaagaaaataaaggacaaCGATGCCTAAATCCCAAATCAAAGCAAGCAAGGCTTATAATCAAA AAagttgaaagaaagaatttttaa
- the CXCL11 gene encoding C-X-C motif chemokine 11 isoform X1, protein MSVKGMAIALAMILCATVVQGFPMFKRGRCLCIGPGVKAVKVADIEKASIIYPSNNCDKIEVIITLKENKGQRCLNPKSKQARLIIKLKERIFKNIKTYEVLEKRI, encoded by the exons GCCTTGGCTATGATATTGTGTGCTACAGTTGTTCAAG GCTTCCCCATGTTCAAAAGAGGACGCTGTCTTTGCATAGGCCCTGGAGTAAAAGCAGTGAAAGTGGCAGATATTGAGAAAGCCTCCATAATTTACCCAAGTAACAACTGTGACAAAATAGAAGTGAT TATTaccctgaaagaaaataaaggacaaCGATGCCTAAATCCCAAATCAAAGCAAGCAAGGCTTATAATCAAA ttgaaagaaagaatttttaaaaatatcaaaacatatGAAGTCCTGGAAAAGAGGATTTGA